The proteins below come from a single Tenuifilum thalassicum genomic window:
- a CDS encoding Na/Pi cotransporter family protein, with translation MNYGLLDFLNLVGSLGLFLFGMKLLSESLQKVAGDKMRSILASMTSNRFMGILTGFLVTTVVQSSSATTVMVVSFVNAGLLSLAQSIGVIMGANIGTTVTAWLISLLGFKFSIMLVAVPLIGLGFPMLFSSKHNVKFWGEAIIGFSLLFIGLDFLKGSVPRVDQNPEMFAFLSNYSNMGFGSILIFLGVGTLLTVVIQSSSATMALTLVMCNQGWISYEVAAAMVLGENIGTTITANIAALIGNVSAKRAARAHFFFNIIGVIWMLILFYPFTRTIANVLTNITGLSPYTNPNEIPFALSIFHSSFNIINTFVLVWFTPILIKIVTWLTPSKKDEDEEFRLVHINVGLMTTAELSLVQAHKEVATYAKRVHRMFGFVRQLFSETNDKEFDALYQRIEKYEGISDRIEVEIATYLNKVSTYELSDESSRKLQALFRAISEIESVSDSNFHLARTLKRKREQKVWFNQEIRDNLNKMFDLLDDAYSIMKQNLETSQRNASINLGPVYEIEKQINEYRALLKENHIKNIEANKYKYQAGVIYSDMFNEAEKMGDYMVNVSEAIAEIEKHSIN, from the coding sequence ATGAATTACGGACTATTAGACTTTCTAAATCTTGTTGGTTCGCTAGGACTCTTTCTTTTTGGAATGAAACTTTTAAGCGAATCGCTTCAAAAGGTAGCTGGTGATAAAATGAGAAGTATCCTAGCTTCCATGACATCAAATAGGTTCATGGGAATACTCACAGGTTTTTTAGTAACCACTGTGGTTCAATCGTCATCAGCAACTACTGTGATGGTAGTTAGTTTCGTTAACGCTGGCTTGCTTTCTCTCGCACAATCTATTGGGGTGATTATGGGCGCCAACATTGGAACAACTGTAACTGCCTGGCTAATTTCATTACTTGGCTTTAAGTTTAGCATAATGCTTGTTGCCGTTCCCCTAATTGGCCTTGGTTTCCCAATGCTTTTTTCAAGTAAACATAATGTTAAATTTTGGGGTGAAGCCATTATTGGTTTTTCGCTACTTTTTATTGGATTAGACTTTTTAAAAGGGTCAGTCCCCAGAGTTGATCAAAATCCTGAAATGTTTGCTTTTCTATCAAACTATAGCAACATGGGTTTTGGTTCCATTCTAATCTTTTTAGGCGTTGGTACTTTATTAACTGTTGTTATTCAATCTTCGAGCGCTACAATGGCTTTAACACTTGTAATGTGTAATCAGGGTTGGATATCATATGAAGTTGCTGCTGCTATGGTTCTTGGTGAAAATATAGGAACAACAATTACTGCAAATATTGCTGCACTTATAGGCAATGTTTCAGCTAAACGAGCAGCAAGAGCCCATTTCTTTTTTAATATTATTGGTGTTATTTGGATGTTGATTCTTTTCTATCCTTTTACCAGAACAATTGCTAACGTTCTTACTAATATTACTGGCCTATCCCCATACACAAACCCAAATGAAATTCCTTTTGCACTTAGTATTTTCCACTCTTCTTTTAATATTATCAACACTTTTGTTTTGGTTTGGTTTACGCCTATACTTATTAAAATTGTAACATGGCTAACTCCATCTAAAAAAGATGAAGATGAAGAGTTTAGACTAGTTCACATAAATGTTGGATTAATGACTACAGCCGAATTGTCATTAGTTCAGGCACATAAAGAAGTTGCTACATACGCCAAGCGAGTTCACAGAATGTTTGGTTTTGTTAGGCAGCTATTTTCCGAAACTAATGATAAAGAGTTTGATGCCCTATATCAACGTATTGAAAAGTATGAAGGGATTAGCGATAGAATTGAAGTAGAGATAGCAACTTACTTAAACAAAGTTTCAACCTATGAGCTAAGCGATGAGAGTTCCCGTAAGCTGCAAGCCCTATTCCGGGCAATTAGTGAAATAGAATCTGTTTCCGATAGTAACTTTCACCTTGCTAGAACATTAAAACGAAAACGTGAGCAAAAGGTGTGGTTTAATCAGGAAATACGCGATAATTTAAATAAAATGTTCGATTTGCTTGACGATGCATATAGTATTATGAAACAGAACCTTGAAACAAGTCAACGAAATGCTTCAATTAATCTTGGACCTGTTTATGAAATAGAAAAACAGATTAATGAGTATAGAGCGCTCTTAAAGGAAAATCATATTAAGAATATAGAAGCAAATAAATATAAATACCAAGCAGGAGTAATTTATAGCGACATGTTTAACGAAGCTGAAAAGATGGGCGATTATATGGTAAATGTTTCAGAGGCAATTGCCGAAATTGAAAAACATTCCATAAATTAA
- the atpG gene encoding ATP synthase F1 subunit gamma — protein sequence MANLKEIRTRIASVASTRKITSAMKMVSAAKFKKAQNNILRFRPFNEQINNILNHLNGYIDSVKTNYTSERKEIKHITLLVITSNNSMCGAFNSNIIKYAFEKYNEIKRNYPSARISILALGKKGEEAFLRKGLEVFPLNHKILDKPSIKHTKEFFNEVLSNYLQNKTDKIYLAYNRFRSAASQDQVFEQYLPININKSDDKTSLNKPIIEPNPTQLLEKILPYFLLNKLHSTILESIAAEHGARMTAMHQATENANTLHQQLVIEYNKARQASITNEILEIVSGANALSQE from the coding sequence ATGGCTAATCTTAAGGAAATACGAACCAGAATAGCATCGGTTGCTTCCACCCGGAAGATTACCAGTGCTATGAAAATGGTTTCGGCTGCCAAATTTAAAAAAGCACAAAATAATATTTTACGTTTTAGGCCCTTTAATGAACAAATAAATAATATATTAAACCATTTGAATGGTTATATTGATTCTGTTAAAACTAATTATACCTCTGAAAGAAAAGAGATTAAGCATATTACTCTTTTAGTTATTACTTCAAACAATAGCATGTGTGGTGCTTTCAACTCAAATATTATTAAATACGCATTTGAAAAGTATAACGAAATAAAAAGAAACTATCCTAGCGCAAGGATTTCTATACTTGCTTTAGGTAAAAAGGGCGAAGAAGCATTTTTGCGGAAAGGTTTAGAAGTATTTCCTTTAAACCACAAAATACTAGATAAGCCAAGCATTAAACATACAAAAGAATTTTTTAATGAAGTTTTATCAAATTACCTACAGAATAAAACCGATAAGATTTATTTAGCATATAATCGTTTTAGGAGTGCTGCCTCGCAAGATCAAGTTTTTGAACAATATCTGCCTATAAATATTAATAAATCAGATGATAAAACAAGTTTAAATAAACCAATTATTGAACCCAATCCTACACAACTACTTGAAAAGATTTTGCCATACTTTCTTTTAAATAAGTTACATTCAACTATTTTGGAAAGTATTGCCGCTGAACATGGCGCAAGAATGACAGCAATGCACCAAGCAACTGAAAATGCCAATACCTTGCATCAACAACTAGTTATTGAGTATAATAAGGCTCGGCAGGCATCAATTACCAACGAAATATTGGAAATTGTATCTGGCGCAAACGCATTAAGTCAGGAATAA
- the atpA gene encoding F0F1 ATP synthase subunit alpha yields MAGIKPSEITQLIKDELAGVDTRAKFEDTGFVLQVSDGIARVYGLNNVKANELVEFESGIKGVALNLEEDNVGIVLLGPTEKVKEGDRVKQLGEIASIPVGDGLLGRVVNTIGEPIDGKGPITGKTIVLPIERKAPGVIYRQPVSEPLQTGIKAIDSMIPIGRGQRELIIGDRQTGKTAIAIDTIINQRNNYLKGDPVYCIYVAVGQKGSTVASIARTLEEHGALEYTTIVAATASDPAAMQFYAPFAGATIGEYFRDTGRHALVVYDDLSKQAVSYREVSLLLRRPPGREAYPGDVFYLHSRLLERAAKIISNDEIASQMNDLPPVLKPLVKGGGSLTALPIIETQAGDVSAYIPTNVISITDGQIFLESNLFNNGIRPAINVGISVSRVGGKAQIKSMRKVAGTLKLDQAQYRELEAFAKFGAELDDATLAVLDKGAKNVEILKQGQYQPLPVEEQVAIIFCGTKGLLKDIPVEKVREFEKDFLDRCRLQLKSELAQIARGDFSDDIADALTNLAKEVSKNYIEYNK; encoded by the coding sequence ATGGCAGGAATTAAACCCTCAGAAATAACTCAACTAATTAAAGACGAACTTGCAGGTGTCGACACAAGGGCAAAATTTGAAGATACTGGTTTTGTACTCCAGGTAAGCGATGGCATTGCTCGCGTTTATGGCCTAAACAATGTTAAGGCCAACGAGCTTGTTGAGTTCGAATCGGGTATAAAAGGAGTTGCTCTAAACCTTGAGGAAGACAACGTGGGTATTGTTCTTCTAGGACCAACAGAGAAAGTAAAAGAGGGAGACAGGGTAAAACAGCTCGGCGAAATTGCATCTATACCGGTTGGTGATGGCCTTTTAGGCCGTGTAGTAAATACTATTGGCGAACCAATTGATGGGAAAGGTCCTATTACTGGGAAAACAATTGTTTTACCAATTGAGCGTAAAGCACCAGGTGTAATCTATCGTCAACCTGTAAGTGAGCCGCTTCAAACAGGTATAAAAGCTATTGACTCAATGATTCCCATTGGTCGTGGTCAGCGAGAGCTGATTATTGGTGACCGACAAACAGGAAAAACTGCCATTGCCATCGATACAATTATTAACCAACGAAATAATTATTTAAAGGGTGATCCCGTTTATTGTATTTATGTTGCTGTAGGTCAAAAAGGTTCTACAGTTGCCAGCATTGCCAGAACTCTTGAAGAGCACGGTGCTTTAGAATATACAACAATAGTTGCAGCAACCGCTTCGGATCCTGCAGCCATGCAATTTTACGCCCCGTTTGCAGGTGCAACCATTGGTGAATATTTTAGGGATACAGGTCGTCATGCATTGGTGGTTTATGATGACCTGTCAAAACAAGCCGTTTCCTACCGTGAGGTTTCGTTACTACTTCGTCGTCCACCAGGGCGAGAAGCATATCCCGGAGACGTTTTCTACTTGCACTCACGCCTGCTTGAGCGTGCTGCAAAAATTATAAGTAACGATGAGATAGCTTCACAGATGAACGATCTTCCACCCGTTCTTAAACCATTAGTTAAAGGAGGTGGTTCACTTACAGCCCTGCCTATCATAGAAACACAGGCAGGTGATGTTTCAGCATATATTCCTACTAACGTAATATCCATTACCGATGGTCAGATTTTCCTAGAATCAAATCTTTTCAATAATGGAATTCGTCCTGCAATTAATGTTGGTATTTCGGTTTCTAGGGTAGGAGGTAAAGCACAAATTAAATCGATGCGTAAGGTTGCTGGTACTCTTAAACTTGATCAAGCCCAGTATCGAGAGCTAGAGGCTTTTGCCAAGTTTGGTGCAGAGCTCGATGATGCAACCCTTGCCGTACTTGATAAAGGTGCTAAAAATGTTGAAATTTTGAAGCAAGGACAATATCAACCTTTACCAGTTGAAGAGCAGGTTGCAATTATTTTCTGCGGAACTAAAGGCTTACTCAAAGACATACCAGTTGAAAAGGTTAGAGAATTTGAGAAAGATTTTCTTGATCGTTGTAGATTGCAGCTAAAATCTGAACTAGCACAAATTGCAAGGGGTGATTTCTCCGATGATATTGCTGACGCCCTAACAAACCTTGCAAAGGAGGTTTCAAAGAACTATATTGAATATAACAAGTAG
- the atpH gene encoding ATP synthase F1 subunit delta: protein MSLEALAKRYALGFFEFCSSQNQLEEVYPFVKNLIKLFKLNPNFRNVLDDKGLGTEEKVGLFEKLVQSQLPSSLQKFIVLLINRNRSTILYHSLLIFRTLYLKKKNILEVIFQVAESIDSKTIKAVEERIKDDFKAECEIDVEVKPELIAGFTVIVNGKIYDSSVHGQLNAVKKMLLEKKLDN, encoded by the coding sequence ATGAGTTTAGAAGCACTTGCTAAAAGGTATGCATTAGGCTTTTTTGAGTTTTGTAGTTCTCAGAACCAGCTGGAAGAGGTATATCCTTTCGTAAAGAACCTTATTAAACTTTTCAAGCTAAACCCAAACTTTAGAAATGTTTTAGATGATAAGGGGTTAGGTACTGAAGAAAAAGTTGGCTTGTTTGAAAAATTGGTTCAGAGTCAGCTACCCTCTTCGTTACAAAAATTTATTGTTCTTCTCATAAATCGTAATCGTTCTACAATTCTTTATCATTCACTCTTGATATTTAGAACTCTTTACTTAAAAAAGAAAAATATTCTTGAAGTAATTTTTCAAGTAGCGGAAAGCATTGATAGCAAAACCATTAAAGCTGTAGAAGAGAGAATAAAAGATGATTTTAAAGCTGAGTGCGAAATTGATGTTGAAGTAAAACCAGAACTTATTGCTGGCTTTACGGTTATTGTAAATGGTAAGATTTACGATTCTAGCGTTCACGGACAGCTTAACGCTGTAAAAAAGATGTTACTAGAAAAGAAATTAGATAATTGA
- the atpF gene encoding F0F1 ATP synthase subunit B: MGLVTPDYGLLFWALLSFGVLLFILKKYAWKPILQALKNREESIARSMRMAEEARAEIAKLQDESKELMEKARQEREREMAETKALREKLIAEAKEQAKVETQKMLEKARQQIFLEKEAAKQELYNTVAELTISLTEKILRSELKDKDKQQEYIERLLQEMSKN, from the coding sequence ATGGGATTAGTTACCCCCGATTACGGCCTGTTATTTTGGGCCTTGCTTTCATTTGGTGTGCTGCTTTTTATACTAAAAAAGTATGCATGGAAACCAATTTTGCAGGCGCTTAAAAACAGGGAGGAGAGTATTGCTCGTTCAATGCGAATGGCTGAAGAGGCTCGCGCAGAAATTGCTAAATTGCAGGACGAAAGCAAAGAGCTAATGGAAAAGGCTCGTCAAGAACGTGAGCGCGAAATGGCTGAAACAAAAGCATTGCGAGAAAAACTAATTGCCGAAGCCAAAGAACAAGCCAAGGTAGAAACCCAGAAAATGCTCGAAAAGGCTCGCCAACAAATTTTTCTTGAAAAGGAGGCTGCAAAGCAGGAGCTCTACAATACCGTTGCAGAGCTAACAATCAGTTTAACCGAGAAGATTTTACGTTCCGAGCTAAAGGATAAAGATAAACAGCAGGAGTATATTGAACGATTACTTCAGGAAATGTCCAAAAATTAA
- the atpE gene encoding ATP synthase F0 subunit C: MDTLLILLQSLDGASIAKAAIAIGAGIVVIGAGLGIGKIGESALKSIARQPEASGDIRSNMIVSAALIEGVAFFALILLIVALFV, encoded by the coding sequence ATGGACACACTACTTATTCTTTTACAATCGCTTGATGGCGCTTCTATAGCAAAAGCTGCTATTGCAATTGGTGCTGGAATTGTCGTAATTGGAGCTGGCTTGGGAATTGGAAAAATTGGTGAATCTGCATTAAAATCTATAGCCCGCCAACCTGAGGCATCTGGTGATATCAGAAGTAATATGATTGTTTCTGCCGCCCTTATTGAAGGTGTTGCTTTTTTTGCACTGATTCTATTGATTGTAGCTCTATTTGTTTAA
- the atpB gene encoding F0F1 ATP synthase subunit A produces the protein MIFSTAHAIATDKVSQHEAGKFDPAEFIFEHVGDAHEWHIVTFNNHHISIPLPVIIYSKKSGLHIFLSNKFHHNHGVYQNFKLAQEGQYKGKIVELNSKGEIDENYPLPYDFSITKNVLAIFITSILLLVIFINIANTYKKNPDSPPKGLQNVFEPFILFVKNEIAIPSIGEKKYHKYLPFLLSIFFFIWFSNLLGLIPIFPGGANVTGNISVTMALAIFAFFVINTNANKEYWKHIVNPPGIPGFLKLPIPIIPFVEFLAIFIKPFVLMVRLFANILAGHMVAVVLLSLIFIFSGMIAWLGFAVAPVSILFLIFMSLLELLVALIQAYVFTLLTALYIGMATEEHH, from the coding sequence TTGATATTTTCCACAGCTCATGCCATAGCAACAGACAAGGTTAGCCAGCATGAAGCAGGAAAGTTTGACCCCGCTGAATTTATCTTTGAACATGTGGGCGATGCTCATGAATGGCACATCGTTACATTTAACAATCATCACATCAGCATACCTTTACCAGTCATTATTTATAGTAAGAAAAGTGGCTTGCACATTTTCTTATCTAATAAGTTTCATCATAACCATGGCGTTTATCAGAATTTCAAACTAGCTCAAGAGGGACAGTATAAGGGTAAAATTGTTGAGCTAAACTCTAAGGGTGAAATTGATGAGAACTATCCTTTGCCTTACGATTTTTCCATAACAAAAAATGTTTTGGCTATTTTTATAACCAGCATACTACTGCTCGTCATTTTTATCAATATAGCAAATACCTATAAGAAAAATCCAGACTCACCACCAAAAGGATTACAGAACGTTTTCGAACCTTTCATACTTTTTGTTAAAAATGAGATAGCTATCCCTTCAATAGGTGAAAAAAAATATCATAAGTATCTACCATTTTTACTATCCATTTTCTTTTTCATCTGGTTCTCAAATTTACTTGGGCTAATTCCTATTTTCCCAGGTGGTGCCAATGTTACTGGGAACATTTCGGTTACTATGGCTTTAGCCATTTTTGCATTTTTTGTTATTAACACCAATGCTAATAAAGAATACTGGAAGCACATAGTTAATCCTCCTGGGATTCCTGGATTCTTAAAGCTTCCCATTCCAATTATTCCATTTGTTGAATTTTTGGCGATTTTTATAAAGCCATTTGTCCTAATGGTTCGACTTTTTGCAAATATACTTGCAGGACACATGGTGGCGGTGGTATTATTAAGTTTAATTTTTATTTTTTCAGGCATGATTGCTTGGCTTGGTTTTGCAGTTGCCCCTGTTTCAATTTTATTTTTAATTTTCATGTCATTACTTGAATTACTTGTAGCACTTATTCAAGCTTATGTTTTTACCTTGTTAACTGCATTATATATTGGTATGGCCACTGAAGAACATCATTAA
- a CDS encoding bactofilin family protein, producing MAKLNETEFNANNINLVGLGTEINGDIKSNGDLRIDGTLIGNLNIQGKVVIGETGKVKGELICKNSDISGVVEGKITVEELLSLKSSARINGDVNVGKLAIEPGCKFTGYCNMIGMEVKDKPSQQEPKK from the coding sequence ATGGCAAAACTTAACGAAACAGAATTCAATGCCAACAACATCAACCTGGTTGGATTAGGAACCGAAATTAATGGCGACATTAAAAGTAATGGCGATTTGAGAATTGACGGAACACTGATTGGAAATCTTAATATTCAAGGAAAGGTTGTTATTGGTGAAACTGGTAAAGTTAAAGGAGAACTCATTTGCAAAAATTCTGATATCTCAGGAGTTGTAGAGGGTAAAATTACTGTTGAGGAACTACTTTCATTAAAATCATCTGCACGAATCAATGGTGATGTTAATGTAGGCAAACTTGCCATTGAACCAGGATGCAAATTCACTGGTTACTGCAACATGATAGGAATGGAAGTTAAAGATAAACCCTCACAACAAGAACCTAAAAAGTAA
- a CDS encoding rhomboid family intramembrane serine protease, with product MNNNQQNIERTKFKASLIVAFLFVLVIWVVKAFEIIENTSFYKLGIFPRTISGLIGILTAPLIHSDINHIVNNTITIFILTAGLVYFYRDLWYRIIIISWLLSGILVWIGARSSYHIGCSGLIYAEVSFIFFSGVIRKNINLMAISLLVVFLYGSLIWGILPIFYHISWESHLFGAASGLLLAFYYRNQGPPPQKWSWMFEEEDEDEEVYYELDDETPVKTKSDSQNLYN from the coding sequence ATGAATAACAACCAACAAAATATTGAGCGAACAAAATTTAAAGCAAGTTTAATTGTTGCGTTTTTATTTGTACTAGTGATTTGGGTAGTAAAGGCTTTCGAAATTATTGAAAACACTTCATTTTACAAATTAGGAATATTTCCAAGAACCATTTCTGGTTTAATAGGAATTCTTACTGCACCATTAATTCATTCCGATATTAATCATATAGTAAACAATACAATAACCATTTTTATTTTAACTGCTGGGTTAGTTTACTTTTATAGGGATTTGTGGTATAGAATAATTATCATAAGCTGGTTATTAAGTGGAATACTGGTTTGGATTGGTGCACGTTCGAGCTATCATATTGGTTGTAGCGGTCTAATTTATGCAGAGGTCAGCTTCATTTTTTTCAGTGGGGTAATTAGAAAGAATATCAATTTAATGGCTATATCTCTCCTAGTTGTATTCCTATATGGGAGTTTGATATGGGGTATTCTTCCCATATTTTACCATATTTCGTGGGAATCGCATTTATTCGGAGCAGCCTCGGGTTTATTACTGGCCTTTTATTATCGTAATCAAGGACCACCGCCTCAAAAATGGAGCTGGATGTTTGAGGAAGAAGATGAAGATGAAGAAGTGTATTACGAACTTGATGATGAGACTCCTGTAAAAACTAAAAGCGACTCGCAAAATTTATACAATTAA
- a CDS encoding metallophosphoesterase has protein sequence MNIRSLFLLLLFLLSFNRLHAQISADDSYIISVIKSGNIAELEQIIKTNGLEKYFNNSHTLLTLAISQGNFSTAKYIIDKGANLNVVLKTNTPLIICAIYDKDSIADYLLKNGANVNQYNIHKNSPLLYASRLGSIKTLNVLLKYRANPYFKNFQNYNSIEYAQAFGKDTVVSILTDYMVAYSKGIYPSCFDGPHVELKNRKWANAFYLVNDSLNSKIFLVSQNLRIKNQNVRFKGFFEGDTLGYTINFNLKYNLDNDTYIYEDKTNKIFAIGDVHGAYESLVKLLMNNQVIDQEMNWKFGKNHLVFIGDLVDRGEKVTEVLWLLNKLVQQSQQAGGHVHFLIGNHELLAIGNDNRYINEKYQILTHGNRITYSSLFKPNVWPGSILRFGKSAIIIDSILFVHAGISKEIADEEISLNQMNQIVYRYLNPDNLIFTLTDDQFLDKLQKLFSKSGIFWYRGYMFDLPEVPKATQADLNYVLSKYKAREMIIGHTEVDSIAAAYESKLFPINVPFNVKHIKPQALLIDENRNYWRCYIDGSRIKLK, from the coding sequence ATGAATATTCGTTCCCTTTTCCTCCTTTTACTTTTCTTATTATCGTTTAATAGGTTACATGCTCAAATTTCAGCTGATGATTCTTATATTATTTCTGTTATAAAGTCTGGTAACATTGCAGAACTTGAGCAGATAATTAAGACAAATGGACTTGAAAAATATTTTAATAACTCTCACACACTTCTAACTTTAGCCATTTCGCAAGGAAATTTTAGCACGGCAAAATATATAATTGATAAGGGAGCAAACTTAAATGTTGTATTAAAAACAAACACTCCATTAATAATATGTGCAATTTACGATAAGGATTCAATTGCTGACTATTTGCTCAAAAATGGAGCAAACGTTAATCAATATAATATTCATAAGAATTCTCCTTTACTGTATGCTTCACGTCTTGGTTCAATTAAAACCCTTAATGTTCTATTAAAGTACAGGGCAAACCCATATTTCAAAAATTTTCAAAACTACAATTCCATCGAATATGCGCAAGCCTTTGGAAAAGATACAGTAGTTTCTATTCTAACCGATTACATGGTAGCTTATTCAAAAGGCATTTACCCTTCTTGTTTTGACGGACCACATGTTGAACTCAAAAATAGAAAGTGGGCTAATGCTTTTTATTTGGTTAACGATAGTCTGAATTCCAAAATATTTTTGGTCTCCCAAAATTTAAGAATTAAAAACCAAAATGTTCGATTTAAAGGTTTTTTCGAGGGCGATACTTTAGGATATACTATAAATTTTAATTTAAAGTATAATTTGGATAATGATACCTATATATATGAAGATAAAACAAATAAAATATTTGCAATTGGCGATGTACATGGTGCATATGAAAGTCTAGTTAAGCTTTTGATGAACAATCAGGTGATTGATCAAGAAATGAATTGGAAATTTGGGAAAAATCATCTTGTGTTTATAGGCGATTTAGTTGATCGCGGCGAAAAAGTTACAGAGGTTCTGTGGCTTTTAAACAAATTAGTACAGCAATCACAACAGGCAGGGGGTCATGTTCACTTTTTAATTGGTAACCATGAACTCCTAGCAATAGGTAACGATAATCGTTATATAAATGAAAAATATCAAATACTAACACATGGTAACAGAATAACATATTCAAGTTTATTTAAACCAAATGTTTGGCCTGGTTCCATATTGCGTTTTGGAAAATCTGCTATAATTATTGACAGCATCTTGTTTGTGCATGCTGGTATTTCAAAAGAAATTGCCGATGAAGAAATATCTCTCAACCAGATGAATCAAATTGTATATAGATATTTAAATCCTGATAATTTAATTTTTACGTTAACCGATGACCAATTCCTTGATAAGTTACAGAAACTATTCTCAAAGTCTGGAATATTTTGGTATAGAGGTTACATGTTTGATTTACCAGAAGTACCCAAAGCCACTCAGGCCGATCTCAATTATGTATTGTCAAAATATAAAGCAAGGGAAATGATAATAGGACACACTGAGGTTGATAGTATTGCAGCTGCATATGAATCGAAACTTTTTCCCATAAATGTTCCCTTTAATGTAAAGCATATAAAGCCACAAGCATTGCTTATAGATGAAAACAGAAATTACTGGCGATGTTACATCGATGGTTCTAGGATAAAGTTGAAATGA